The following are from one region of the Streptomyces tuirus genome:
- a CDS encoding phage holin family protein — protein MSAPDGSPVGAERSIGQLFASATAEMSALVHDEIALAKAQLKQDVKRGATSGGAFSAAGAVLIFSLPMLNFALAYGIRTWSDWNLAVCFLLSFAANVLVAGVLALIGVTFAKKAKKSKGPQKVAASMKETAVVLQKAKPHPRPELPQDRVPEAIEAVARSSS, from the coding sequence ATGAGCGCACCCGACGGCAGCCCGGTCGGCGCCGAACGCAGCATCGGCCAGCTGTTCGCCTCGGCGACGGCTGAAATGTCGGCGCTGGTGCACGACGAGATCGCGCTGGCGAAGGCGCAGCTCAAGCAGGACGTGAAGCGCGGCGCGACCAGTGGCGGCGCCTTCTCGGCGGCCGGCGCGGTGCTGATCTTCTCCCTGCCGATGCTGAACTTCGCGCTGGCGTACGGCATCCGCACCTGGAGCGACTGGAACCTCGCGGTCTGCTTCCTGCTGTCCTTCGCGGCGAACGTGCTGGTCGCCGGGGTGCTCGCGCTGATCGGCGTGACCTTCGCGAAGAAGGCCAAGAAGAGCAAGGGCCCGCAGAAGGTCGCCGCCTCGATGAAGGAGACCGCGGTCGTGCTGCAGAAGGCCAAGCCGCACCCGCGGCCGGAGCTCCCGCAGGACCGGGTCCCCGAGGCCATCGAGGCTGTGGCACGCTCGTCCTCATGA
- a CDS encoding RidA family protein has protein sequence MGAVEAKLAELGLSLPAVVPPLAAYQPAVQSGPYVYTAGQLPMVDGKLPVTGKVGAEVTPEEAKELARTCALNALAAVKSVAGDLDRIARVVKVVGFVASASDFTGQPAVLNGASELLGEVLGDKGVHARSAVGVAVLPLDAPVEVEIQVELA, from the coding sequence GTGGGCGCCGTCGAGGCGAAACTGGCCGAGCTCGGCCTGTCCCTGCCCGCGGTGGTCCCGCCGCTCGCCGCCTACCAGCCGGCCGTGCAGTCCGGACCGTACGTCTACACCGCCGGGCAGCTCCCGATGGTGGACGGCAAGCTTCCGGTCACCGGCAAGGTCGGTGCGGAGGTGACCCCGGAGGAGGCCAAGGAGCTGGCACGCACGTGTGCGCTGAACGCCCTGGCCGCCGTGAAGTCCGTCGCCGGTGACCTGGACCGCATCGCGCGCGTGGTGAAGGTCGTCGGCTTCGTCGCCTCCGCCTCGGACTTCACGGGCCAGCCCGCGGTGCTGAACGGCGCGAGCGAGCTGCTCGGCGAGGTCCTCGGCGACAAGGGCGTGCACGCGCGCAGCGCCGTGGGCGTCGCGGTGCTTCCGCTGGACGCACCGGTCGAGGTCGAGATCCAGGTGGAACTCGCGTAA
- a CDS encoding NUDIX hydrolase: MANGQWYPPEWPDRIRALAAGTLTPVAPRRAATVMLLKDTGSGPAVHMLRRRASMAFAGGAYAYPGGGVDPRDDDHQVRWAGPTRAWWADRLGVDETAAQAIVCAAVRETYEEAGVLLAGPSADSVVGDTTGADWETDRAALVARDLSFAEFLDRRGLVLRSDLLGAWARWITPEFEARRYDTWFFVAALPEGQRTRNASTEADRTVWIAPREAAAGYDKGELLMMPPTIATLRQLAAYESAAGALDAAPGRDLTPVLATARLVDGELVLSWPGHDEFTKHIPTGGATA, encoded by the coding sequence ATGGCGAACGGTCAGTGGTACCCCCCGGAGTGGCCGGACCGCATCCGCGCACTCGCGGCCGGCACCCTCACCCCGGTGGCCCCCAGGCGTGCGGCCACCGTCATGCTCCTGAAGGACACCGGCAGCGGCCCGGCCGTCCACATGCTGCGCAGACGCGCCTCCATGGCCTTCGCCGGAGGCGCGTACGCGTACCCGGGCGGCGGCGTCGACCCGCGCGATGACGACCACCAGGTCCGCTGGGCGGGCCCCACGCGCGCGTGGTGGGCCGATCGGCTCGGTGTCGACGAGACGGCGGCCCAGGCGATCGTCTGCGCGGCCGTGCGCGAGACGTACGAGGAGGCGGGTGTGCTGCTCGCCGGACCGTCGGCCGACTCGGTCGTCGGTGACACCACGGGAGCCGACTGGGAGACCGACCGGGCCGCCCTGGTCGCCCGGGACCTGTCCTTCGCGGAGTTCCTGGACCGGCGGGGACTGGTCCTGCGCTCGGACCTGCTGGGCGCCTGGGCCCGTTGGATCACCCCGGAGTTCGAGGCCCGCCGCTACGACACCTGGTTCTTCGTGGCCGCGCTCCCCGAGGGACAGCGCACCCGCAACGCCTCCACGGAGGCGGACCGCACGGTGTGGATCGCCCCGCGCGAGGCGGCGGCCGGGTACGACAAGGGCGAGCTGCTGATGATGCCGCCCACGATCGCGACCCTGCGCCAGCTGGCGGCGTACGAGTCGGCCGCCGGGGCGCTCGACGCCGCCCCGGGGCGCGACCTCACGCCCGTCCTGGCCACCGCCCGCCTGGTCGACGGCGAGCTCGTGCTCTCCTGGCCGGGCCACGACGAGTTCACCAAGCACATCCCGACCGGTGGAGCCACCGCATGA
- a CDS encoding Crp/Fnr family transcriptional regulator, with translation MDDVLRRNPLFAALDDEQAAELRASMSEVTLARGDSLFHEGDPGDRLYVVTEGKVKLHRTSPDGRENMLAVVGPGELIGELSLFDPGPRTATATALTEVKLLGLGHGDLQPWLNARPEVATALLRAVARRLRKTNDAMSDLVFSDVPGRVARALLDLSRRFGVQSEEGIHVVHDLTQEELAQLVGASRETVNKALADFAQRGWLRLEARAVILLDVERLAKRSR, from the coding sequence GTGGACGACGTTCTGCGGCGCAATCCGCTCTTCGCGGCGCTCGATGACGAGCAGGCCGCGGAGCTCCGCGCCTCCATGAGTGAGGTGACCCTCGCCCGCGGTGACTCGCTGTTCCATGAGGGCGACCCCGGTGACCGCCTGTACGTGGTCACGGAGGGCAAGGTGAAGCTCCACCGCACGTCCCCCGACGGCCGCGAGAACATGCTGGCCGTGGTCGGCCCCGGCGAGCTCATCGGTGAGCTGTCGCTGTTCGACCCGGGCCCGCGCACCGCGACCGCCACGGCACTGACCGAGGTCAAGCTGCTCGGCCTCGGCCACGGCGACCTCCAGCCCTGGCTGAACGCCCGCCCGGAGGTGGCGACGGCACTTCTGCGCGCCGTCGCGCGCCGGCTGCGCAAGACCAACGACGCGATGTCCGACCTCGTCTTCTCGGACGTCCCGGGCCGTGTCGCCCGCGCCCTGCTCGACCTGTCGCGCCGGTTCGGCGTGCAGTCCGAGGAGGGCATCCACGTGGTGCACGACCTCACGCAGGAGGAGCTGGCCCAACTCGTCGGCGCGTCCCGCGAGACGGTCAACAAGGCCCTCGCGGACTTCGCCCAGCGCGGCTGGCTGCGCCTGGAGGCCCGCGCGGTGATCCTCCTGGACGTGGAGCGCCTCGCGAAGCGCTCGCGCTGA
- a CDS encoding alpha/beta fold hydrolase, translating to MTDPAPAPAQPASAVLLDGPWSHRDVAANGARFHIAELGDGPLVLLLHGFPQFWWTWRHQLVALADAGFRAVAMDLRGIGGSDRTPRGYDPANLALDVTGVIRSLGEPDAALVGHDLGGYLAWTAAAMRPKLVRRLAVSSMPHPRRWRSAMLRDVKQSRAGSHIWGFQRPWIPERQLTADDGALVAELIEEWSGPRPPEDEALENYRRAMCIPSAAHCAVEPYRWMVRSLARPDGIQFNRRMKRPVRVPTLHLHGSLDPVMRTRSAAGSGEYVEAPYRWRLFDGLGHFPHEEDPVAFSSELINWLRDPEPDR from the coding sequence ATGACGGACCCCGCCCCTGCCCCGGCACAACCGGCTTCGGCCGTACTCCTGGACGGCCCCTGGAGCCACCGCGACGTCGCCGCCAACGGCGCCCGCTTCCACATCGCCGAGCTGGGGGACGGGCCGCTGGTCCTGCTGCTGCACGGCTTCCCGCAGTTCTGGTGGACATGGCGGCACCAGCTGGTGGCGCTCGCCGACGCCGGCTTCCGGGCCGTCGCCATGGACCTGCGGGGCATCGGCGGCAGCGACCGCACACCGCGCGGCTACGACCCCGCCAACCTCGCGCTCGACGTCACCGGCGTCATCCGCTCCCTCGGCGAGCCCGACGCCGCGCTGGTCGGCCACGACCTCGGCGGATACCTCGCGTGGACGGCGGCCGCGATGCGCCCCAAGCTGGTGCGGCGGCTGGCGGTCTCCTCCATGCCGCACCCGCGGCGCTGGCGCTCGGCCATGCTGAGGGACGTCAAGCAGAGCCGCGCCGGTTCACACATCTGGGGGTTCCAGCGGCCCTGGATCCCGGAGCGGCAGCTCACCGCCGACGACGGGGCCCTCGTCGCGGAGCTGATCGAGGAGTGGTCCGGGCCGCGCCCGCCCGAGGACGAGGCGCTGGAGAACTACCGCCGCGCCATGTGCATCCCCTCCGCGGCGCACTGCGCGGTCGAGCCGTACCGCTGGATGGTGCGCTCCCTGGCCCGCCCGGACGGCATCCAGTTCAACCGGCGGATGAAGCGGCCCGTGCGCGTGCCGACCCTGCATCTGCACGGCTCGCTCGACCCCGTGATGCGCACGCGCAGCGCGGCCGGGTCCGGCGAGTACGTCGAAGCCCCCTACCGCTGGCGCCTGTTCGACGGACTCGGCCACTTCCCGCACGAGGAGGACCCAGTCGCGTTCTCCTCGGAACTCATCAACTGGCTGCGGGATCCCGAACCCGACCGGTGA
- the nth gene encoding endonuclease III, translating to MKKAASAKKAAPPKKAAPPKKAASAKKAAPPKKAASKASVAAKASKGAAVKKAPAAKKVAVAPKKATARIKGTAPAKAVVHPPGDESPTALVRRARRINRELADVFPYAHPELDFENPFQLLVATVLSAQTTDLRVNQTTPALFAKYPTPEDLAAANPEEVEEILRPCGFFRAKTKSVIGLSKALVEDFGGEVPGRLEDLVKLPGVGRKTAFVVLGNAFGHPGITVDTHFQRLVRRWRWTDETDPDKIEAAVGALFPKSDWTDLSHHVIWHGRRICHARKPACGACPIAHLCPAYGEGETDPEKAKKLLKYEKGGLPGQRLKPPQAYLDAGGKPAPPLGAG from the coding sequence GTGAAGAAGGCCGCGTCCGCGAAGAAGGCCGCGCCCCCCAAGAAGGCCGCGCCCCCCAAGAAGGCCGCGTCCGCGAAGAAGGCCGCGCCTCCGAAGAAGGCCGCGTCCAAGGCCTCTGTCGCCGCGAAGGCATCGAAGGGCGCCGCCGTGAAGAAGGCGCCCGCCGCCAAGAAGGTCGCGGTCGCGCCCAAGAAGGCCACCGCCCGTATCAAGGGCACCGCCCCCGCCAAGGCCGTCGTCCACCCGCCGGGCGACGAGTCGCCCACCGCTCTGGTCCGCCGGGCCCGCCGGATCAACCGCGAGCTCGCCGACGTCTTTCCGTACGCGCACCCCGAGCTGGACTTCGAGAACCCCTTCCAATTGCTCGTCGCCACGGTCCTGTCCGCCCAGACGACCGACCTGCGCGTCAACCAGACGACACCCGCCCTCTTCGCCAAGTACCCGACCCCGGAGGATCTGGCCGCCGCCAACCCCGAGGAGGTGGAGGAGATCCTCCGCCCGTGCGGCTTCTTCCGGGCCAAGACGAAGTCGGTCATCGGGCTGTCGAAGGCACTGGTCGAGGACTTCGGGGGCGAGGTACCCGGCCGGCTGGAGGACTTGGTCAAGCTGCCCGGCGTCGGCCGCAAGACCGCGTTCGTCGTGCTCGGCAACGCCTTCGGCCACCCCGGCATCACCGTCGACACGCACTTCCAGCGCCTGGTGCGCCGCTGGCGCTGGACCGACGAGACGGACCCGGACAAGATCGAGGCCGCGGTCGGCGCGCTCTTCCCGAAGAGCGACTGGACGGATCTGTCGCACCACGTCATCTGGCACGGCCGCCGCATCTGCCACGCCCGCAAGCCCGCGTGCGGCGCCTGCCCGATCGCCCACCTCTGCCCGGCCTACGGCGAGGGCGAGACCGACCCGGAGAAGGCGAAGAAGCTCCTCAAGTACGAGAAGGGCGGCTTGCCCGGCCAGCGCCTGAAGCCCCCGCAGGCGTACCTGGACGCGGGCGGCAAACCGGCGCCGCCGCTGGGGGCCGGATGA
- a CDS encoding MBL fold metallo-hydrolase, translating to MTDASALPGQPRGGVLSGPATARAVNVLAPNASAMTLDGTNTWIVSEPDSDLAVVIDPGPLDDEHLRRVLATAEQAGKRVALTLLTHGHPDHAEGAARFAELTGTRVRALDPALRLGDEGLAAGEVITTGGLELRVVPTPGHTADSLSFHLPADRAVLTGDTILGRGTTVVAHPDGRLGDYLDSLRRLRSLTVDDGVRTVLPGHGPVLDDAQGAVEYYLAHRATRLAQVETAVEDGYRTPPLVVAHVYADVDRSLWPAAELSVRAQLDYLEEHGLI from the coding sequence ATGACGGACGCAAGCGCCCTTCCCGGCCAGCCCCGCGGAGGGGTCCTCTCGGGGCCCGCCACCGCGCGGGCCGTCAACGTCCTGGCCCCCAACGCGTCGGCGATGACCCTGGACGGCACGAACACCTGGATCGTCTCCGAGCCCGACTCGGACCTGGCCGTGGTGATCGACCCGGGGCCGCTGGACGACGAGCACCTGCGCCGGGTTCTCGCCACGGCCGAACAGGCCGGCAAACGCGTCGCCCTCACCCTGCTGACCCACGGCCACCCCGACCACGCGGAGGGCGCCGCCCGCTTCGCCGAGCTGACCGGCACACGCGTGCGTGCCCTCGACCCGGCACTGCGGCTGGGCGACGAGGGCCTGGCCGCCGGAGAGGTGATCACGACCGGGGGACTGGAACTGCGCGTCGTGCCGACCCCCGGCCACACCGCCGACTCCCTCTCCTTCCACCTCCCTGCCGACCGGGCGGTCCTCACCGGCGACACGATCCTGGGCCGCGGCACGACGGTCGTGGCCCACCCCGACGGCCGTCTCGGCGACTACCTGGACTCCCTGCGCCGCCTGCGCTCCCTCACGGTCGACGACGGCGTCCGCACCGTCCTGCCGGGCCACGGCCCGGTCCTCGACGACGCCCAGGGCGCCGTCGAGTACTACCTCGCCCACCGCGCCACCCGCCTCGCCCAGGTCGAGACGGCCGTCGAGGACGGCTACCGCACCCCTCCACTGGTCGTCGCCCACGTCTACGCCGACGTGGACCGCTCCCTGTGGCCGGCGGCGGAACTGTCCGTACGGGCCCAGCTGGACTACCTGGAGGAGCACGGGCTCATCTGA
- a CDS encoding NUDIX hydrolase, with protein MTRASDTQGSPVALIKDGLPGWLDPVVHAVETVRPRQLSRFLPPEDGAGRQSAVLVLFGEGAHGPELLLMERASSLRSHAGQPSFPGGALDPEDGDPYGDGPLRAALREAEEETGLDPSGVQLFGVLPRLYIPVSGFVVTPVLGWWREPSPVGVVDPNETARVFTVPVVDLTDPDNRATTVHPSGHRGPAFLVESALVWGFTAGIIDRLLHFAGWERPWDREKQVPLDWRA; from the coding sequence ATGACGCGTGCGAGCGACACACAGGGCAGCCCGGTGGCGCTGATCAAGGACGGGCTGCCCGGCTGGCTGGACCCGGTGGTGCACGCCGTGGAGACCGTCCGGCCGAGGCAGCTGAGCCGATTCCTGCCCCCGGAGGACGGGGCGGGGCGGCAGTCCGCCGTGCTGGTCCTGTTCGGTGAAGGGGCGCACGGCCCGGAACTGCTGCTCATGGAGCGTGCGAGCTCCCTGCGCTCGCACGCCGGCCAACCCTCCTTCCCGGGCGGCGCCCTCGACCCGGAGGACGGCGACCCGTACGGCGACGGCCCGCTGCGGGCCGCCCTGCGCGAGGCGGAGGAAGAGACCGGCCTCGACCCGTCCGGCGTCCAGCTCTTCGGCGTCCTGCCCCGCCTCTACATCCCGGTCAGCGGCTTCGTCGTCACCCCCGTGCTGGGCTGGTGGCGCGAGCCGAGCCCGGTCGGCGTGGTCGATCCGAACGAGACCGCCCGGGTCTTCACCGTCCCCGTGGTGGATCTCACGGATCCCGACAACCGAGCGACCACCGTCCACCCCAGCGGCCACCGAGGTCCGGCATTTCTGGTGGAATCAGCCCTTGTCTGGGGTTTCACGGCCGGAATCATCGACCGGCTGCTGCACTTCGCGGGCTGGGAGCGGCCCTGGGACCGCGAGAAGCAGGTCCCGCTCGACTGGCGCGCATGA
- a CDS encoding DUF4177 domain-containing protein yields the protein MTKWEYSTVPLLVHATKQILDTWGEDGWELVQVVPGPNNPEQLVAYLKREKQ from the coding sequence ATGACCAAGTGGGAATACTCGACTGTGCCGCTGCTCGTCCACGCCACGAAGCAGATTCTGGACACCTGGGGCGAGGACGGCTGGGAGCTCGTCCAGGTCGTGCCCGGGCCGAACAACCCCGAGCAGCTCGTGGCCTACCTGAAGCGGGAGAAGCAGTAG
- a CDS encoding MarP family serine protease: protein MNVLDILLLVAAVWFAVVGYRQGFVVGILSVIGFLGGGLVAVYVLPVIWDALTDNAEVSTTAAVVAVVVVIVCASVGQALTTHLGNKLRRHITWSPARALDATGGALVNVVAMLLVAWLIGSALAGTTLPTLGKEVRNSKVLLGVSQALPDQAATWFADFSSVLAQNGFPQVFSPFSNEPITDVQPPDPALANSPVANRAQRSIVKVMGTAPSCGKVLEGTGFVFSGRRVMTNAHVVGGVDEPTVQIGGEGRKYDAKVVLYDWRRDIAVLDVPDLKAPVLRFTEKDANSGDDAIVAGFPENGAYDVRAARVRGRITANGPDIYHRGTVRRDVYSLFATVRQGNSGGPLLTPDGKVYGVVFAKSLDDAETGYALTVDEIREDITKGRTATRQVGSDSCAL from the coding sequence GTGAACGTGCTGGACATCTTGTTGCTGGTCGCCGCCGTGTGGTTCGCGGTCGTGGGGTACCGCCAGGGGTTCGTCGTCGGCATCCTGTCGGTGATCGGCTTCCTGGGCGGTGGCCTCGTCGCGGTCTACGTGCTGCCCGTCATCTGGGACGCGCTGACGGACAACGCGGAGGTGAGCACGACCGCCGCCGTCGTCGCGGTCGTCGTCGTCATTGTCTGCGCCTCTGTCGGCCAGGCCCTCACCACCCACCTCGGCAACAAGCTGCGCCGGCACATCACCTGGTCCCCGGCCCGGGCCCTCGACGCCACCGGCGGCGCGCTGGTCAACGTCGTGGCGATGCTCCTGGTCGCCTGGCTGATCGGCTCGGCCCTCGCGGGCACCACACTGCCGACGCTCGGCAAGGAGGTCCGCAACTCCAAGGTGCTGCTGGGCGTCTCGCAAGCCCTGCCCGACCAGGCCGCCACCTGGTTCGCGGACTTCTCCTCCGTCCTCGCGCAGAACGGCTTCCCGCAGGTCTTCAGCCCCTTCTCGAACGAGCCGATCACCGACGTCCAGCCGCCCGACCCGGCGCTGGCGAACAGCCCCGTGGCGAACCGCGCCCAGCGCTCCATCGTCAAGGTCATGGGCACGGCCCCGAGCTGCGGCAAGGTCCTGGAGGGCACCGGCTTCGTCTTCTCCGGCCGCCGCGTGATGACCAACGCGCACGTGGTGGGCGGAGTCGACGAGCCGACCGTGCAGATAGGCGGCGAGGGCAGGAAGTACGACGCCAAGGTCGTGCTCTACGACTGGCGGCGCGACATCGCCGTCCTCGACGTGCCGGATCTCAAGGCGCCCGTGCTGCGGTTCACCGAGAAGGACGCGAACAGCGGCGACGACGCGATCGTCGCGGGCTTCCCGGAGAACGGCGCGTACGACGTGCGGGCCGCCCGCGTGCGCGGCCGCATCACCGCCAACGGCCCGGACATCTACCATCGCGGCACGGTCCGCCGCGACGTCTACTCCCTCTTCGCGACCGTCCGCCAGGGCAACTCCGGCGGCCCGCTGCTCACCCCCGACGGCAAGGTCTACGGCGTCGTCTTCGCCAAGTCGCTCGACGACGCCGAGACGGGATACGCGCTGACCGTGGACGAGATCCGGGAGGACATCACCAAGGGGCGTACCGCCACCCGGCAGGTGGGCAGCGACAGCTGCGCGCTGTAG